One stretch of Aquimarina sp. Aq107 DNA includes these proteins:
- a CDS encoding RNA polymerase sigma factor has translation MKDYKISDAVLVNNYIKGDECALSTLIERHKQRIYSFIYSKVFDRDVSEDIFQDTFIKVIRTLKLGKYNEEGKFLPWVMRIAHNLVIDHFRKGNRMPKFEDNGEFSIFSIISDGDLNAEKRIIKDQVEEDLRNLIQELPEDQKEVLVMRMYRDMSFKEISDKTGVSINTALGRMRYALINLRKVIEKNNIVLTN, from the coding sequence ATGAAAGATTACAAGATATCAGATGCTGTTCTGGTAAATAATTACATCAAAGGTGACGAGTGTGCATTATCTACGTTAATTGAACGTCACAAACAACGAATTTACAGTTTTATTTATTCTAAAGTTTTTGATAGAGATGTGTCTGAAGATATATTTCAGGATACTTTTATTAAGGTTATCCGTACATTAAAACTTGGAAAATATAACGAAGAAGGAAAGTTTTTACCTTGGGTGATGAGAATTGCACATAACTTGGTAATAGACCATTTTAGAAAAGGTAACCGTATGCCTAAATTCGAGGATAATGGAGAGTTTAGTATATTCTCTATTATTAGTGATGGTGATCTTAATGCGGAAAAAAGAATAATCAAAGACCAGGTAGAAGAGGATTTACGTAATTTAATACAAGAATTACCAGAGGATCAAAAAGAGGTTTTGGTTATGAGAATGTATAGAGACATGAGTTTCAAAGAAATTTCTGATAAGACTGGTGTAAGTATCAATACTGCTCTTGGAAGAATGAGATATGCTTTGATAAATCTGAGAAAGGTTATTGAGAAAAACAATATCGTTTTAACGAATTAA